The sequence ttttctttcattagcattaattttattttatttttgttgttgttgtctttttttagggccgtacctgctgcatatggaagttccccggctaggggtcaaatcggagctacaaccactggcctacaccacagccacagctacaccagatccaagacacgtcttcgacctacaccacagctcagggcaacgctggatccttaacccactgagcgaggccagggatcaaacctgagtcctcatgaatactagttggattcgtttccacagagccacagtgggaactcctcattagcatttattttatatccaaaatcttaaaaatacacatgccCTACTTAAAGCACTATATGCATGCACTCAAACTACTTATTGGCTTGGATTTCACCCCTAATAAAAGGTTCTGAACGCTGTCCTTTTGGTCCCAGGCTAAAGGGATTTCTCTGACCTGCCTCATTAATAAGCTGTTATTTTACATTCAGGaaactttcattcattttctttctttcttctctctttttttttttggacatgcccacagcatgtggaagtttctggtccaGCAAtggaacccgtaccacagcagaaaccagaggctcagcagtgacgaactagatccttaatccactaacccaccagggaactctgaaactttcattttctaaataaaacactTTGAAATTTTACCCAAGAGCTAGTATATACCTTTGACATCTTAGAAATAATTGGGGTCAAATACATAACTTACTAATTTAACCAACAGTAATTAAATAAGCCCACATTTAGGATCAGCTATTTTAACATGATCTTTTGGATATCTTCAGAAGTTTTCACAAACTAAAAATAAGCCTAACAACCACTCGAAGGTAAATGAAGGTAATAGTAacattatgatttttaaagttaagaatGGCTTTGCATATGTCCTTTCCCTCTCAAGTCTGTCTGCTCACACTGAACGACTGGAGAATAACGTTTTTATTACTGAACTTGGTAGGTAAGTACTGTCTGCTGACTACTATCGTCGTTACTATCTGTTTCATCAGCGAGAACAGAAAAGCAGCTTACACCTGTACAAGCAGGAAATTCAAATGAGATTATGACACTCTCCAAAGCCGAAGTGTGCCCTGCACATGGTACAGGGCcagtaagtatttatttttagagaaagagTTGTCTGCATaactactgtgtagcactgagttCAACCTGCACTCAGTCCACACTTTGAGGATTTCAAGTCCTAAAAATATTCCCTTTTTGCAATGACCATCCTGTCCTCCAGGGGGCGCAGGGCCAGCGGGGACAGAAAACCTAGCAGGACTTTCCTCAGGTAGAGTCACTGTTAACAGGTGGTATTAAGTTATCAAACACTGTGCCATAACATGTAATAACTGCTGTAAGTTCTCTAGACAGAAGAATGATGATTCTACTACAACAAACCCTCTCTCTctcaagaaaacaaatgaatccACTGTGTGCTCCCCTGCATTCCAGAAGTCCGTGGGCCCTCTTTGCGGGGGTAGTGCCACTATTTCAATAACCAAAAGAAGCACATGCCTTTGGTATCCTTTCCTTCGGATTGATGATTTTCTAATATTGATAAGACAGCTCATTTACAAGCGTGCTCATGTTGTATTTGGCCGtgataaacaaacacataaattaaatacatatgtgtgtacatttcATTCTAACACTACTGTCCTCAGAATCACTTGGGGTGGACAgctgaaaatgcagattcctgacccccaccccagatCTGCCAATTCAGATTTGCTAGGAAGCAGGACCTGGggatctatacttttttttttttttggcctttttagggccacacctgcggtacgtggagggtcccaggctaggggtcgaatgggagctacagccaccagcctacgccacagctcacagcaatgccggatccctgacccactgccagggatcgaacccgcatcctcatggttcctagtcagatttgtttccgctgtgccacagcaggaactccccaggatccATACTTTTAACAAACTCCCCGGGTGATCCTTATGCACAACAAAGTTGATGAACCTCTGATGCAAAGACTGGTGCCACAGAAACCTTCCGCCTTCTGTAATGCCGCACACCCAGCTCTTCACTGCTCTTTTCAACCTGCACAGCAGGTGTCAATGCGATTGTCTGCGTGCTGTCTTAGCTTAGCAGGGTCGCACTCACACTCACCACGGAGAGCTCTGGTAGAGTCAGAAACCAGAGCAACCAGGTACCCACCTCGAGAACATCTCCCTCCGTAGAATGCCCGAATAAGAGCTTCTGGGCCTCCACACTCCCCGAGGAATAGACGTACACCTTCATGCCAGCCTCTCTCCACTTCCTGACCGCTGGGACTACATCTTCGAAGAACCTAGAGGGAAGAGCACCAAGTGAAAATGCTGGAACACCTCGTCCAGCCAGACAGAAACCGCTCGGCGAGCTGCCACAAGTTCCTCCGTCTGCGCCCAGAGAGTCATCAGGAACGGCAACCCCACGAGGCTGCGACTCCTGCAGATCCAACGGACACGCCCCGGGGTTCCGGGGTCGCAGCGGATTGGCAGCAGCAGCTTCGGGGAGAGGACAGTTTTTCACAgacagccacaccagtgacagTAAAAAGTGAGCACAGAAAAGGAGATAGAATAAAAAGCGGTATTTTTTACACTGAAGTGTAGGTGACTTACGATGTTGTGCTAAAagttctggtgtacagcaaagtgagtatACAAACGTACATATTATAGTACACTCTTTTCCAGATTGTCTTCCGTCATagtttattacaaggtattgaataccGTGCCCTAGAACTGTTTCCATCGCAGTTTATTATAAGCTATTAACCTGTTATGTAATCTTTGATATAATTCATGACAAGAAAGAGTTCAAGTAAGTCCTGTGTTCCTTAAAGAAGCATAGAAATGCTTTTAGGAAGATCTGTACCcaacaggtaaaaaaaaaaaaaagttgaggggCTCAAagccattcatatatatattttggggggggggggggctatgcTTGGGCATGCGGCattcccaagtcagggattgaacccaagctgcagttgcgacctgcgccacagctgtggcaatgcggatccttaacccactgcaccacaagggaatttcttATGCTggctttgaaaaaacaaaacaaaataaaacactcacttgatagaataaaaagaatgttGACTTTATCTACTTTACAAATcgtgcaatgaacactggagagAGTAGAGTGGAAAACGTATTTGCTCTGGGGGCTGAGGGAGTGTTTGGAGTCCCTGGAGGAGCTACATACTCTGCTTTCATGAGCCCAGCTTTGAATGCCGCCCTCCACATGTGGCCCTGCAGCTGCTTCAGCGCCGTGGTCTTTCGGTCCAGAGACATCTGCCAGCACACGTTATCCACCACGGCCTGGATCATCCGCTCCCGGTCGTCCTCGCCGTCCCCAGATGCCGCAGGGATTGGAACAGCCCCATCCAGATGGGCGTCCTCTTCAGCCTTTAAGTCACAGACAAGACAAAATTTGTGTCTTACTCATCTTCAAGAAGGTCCCTtagtccatcgacagatgactggattaggaagacgtggtgtatatacacaatggactactactcggccgtgaaaaagaaaagaataacgccatttacagcaacacggacggaactagagactctcatactaagtgaagtaagtcagaaagagacaaataccacatgacatcactcacatctggaatccaacatatggcacaaatgaacctttcacagaaaagaaactcacggacttggagggcagccttgtggttgccgggagggggggagtggggtggactgagagtctgggttaatagatgcaaactgctgcatttgcagtgggtaagcaatgagatcctgctgtacagcacagggaactctatccagtcactcgggatggagcatgacggaggagagtatgagaaaaagagtgtgtgtgtgtgtgtgtgtgtgtgtgtgtgtgtgaccgtCACTGTGTCGTACAGGAGAAAcggagagaacactgtaaaccaactaaaatggaaaaaaaaaaaagagatccctTAAATGACACCTGAAAACCAGCTGACCAAATTTCGCCCACTATCACGAGCACCGAGCCCTGCTACAACGCAAGTACCCTACGCTGTGGGGCTGACAGGAATGATTCCAAAAAGAAACTGGGTTCCGGTGAGCACATTTACACGGCCTCTCGCTGAAGCTGAAACACACGAAGGGGCGCGGTGTCTGAGCGAAGAGAGCGCGCACATAATACACTGATACGGCAAGACCTGGTTTGCGGGCTCGTTTACTAGGATCGACAAACCGGGACGTCAGCTAAAGCTGAACATTTTCTGTCCTACAGCTgaggaagaggcaaagaaaacCTCCATACGATTACAGTTCACACCTGCAAGTCGGTGAAAAGAGGCTACAAAGCAATGTCTGCGACTGGCTCACAGGTTAGTCTCCTGCAATCCCCATCTTGCAAAACCCAAAAGAGCTGTTTATTTACAGCAACGACCCCGGGACAGCGCTTATGTCCAGTTCATAAAGACTCGGGATGTATGTGCTACAGTGGGGGAATGCGGACGCATGTCTCAACCACAAGAATTGAGAACAAAAAAGGTGAAGAAGGGAGCATTTCTGACTAACCCTGAATTACCTAGAAAATGCAACAAACCCAAATACCCCGTGCCCCAAAGGAGATGACTTTCGGTCCAATCGTACGTcctaacattaaaatatttactgagggatTTACGGATGGGCTAGAGGTTGGGATTTGATGCTTTCACCGCTGAAGGccaagttcaacccctggtctgggaactgagatcccacgtcaagccactgcatgccgtggccaaacaaaacaagacaaaacccaaaaaatctGGACTTCTCTTGTGGTGCTGTGCTGTCACAGCGGCGGCGCAGCTCgagcaggttcggtccctggcctgggaacttccacgcaCCTTGGGcgcagtcaaaaacaaaaaacccccaaatttaCCAAGCGCCTTCCACATTGTCCAGCGCAGAAAACTAGCTCGAAAAGAACTGCCCGAGAGTTCGCCCTGCAGAACACGTGAGATCTTGGCCACCGAAGCCAAGCTCGTAAGAAATCCTGCAGAAGAGGAATCCAAGGACTTGAAGGGcagccttgtggttgccgggagggggggagtggggtggactgagagtctgggttaatagatgcaaactgctgcatttgcagtgggtaagcaatgagatcctgctgtacagcacagggaactctatccagtcactcgggatggagcatgacggaggacagtgtgagaagaagaatgtgcgtgtgtgtgtgtgtgcacacgacTCGGAAGGAGACTGAAAACTGGGGAGAGGTGAGAGCAGAACAGAGCACGTGCGGCGAAGGCGGCTACGGGGCTCCGCCAAGCCTGAGCCGGGCTGAGAGGCCCCTCCCCAGGGAGGCGCAGCGGGAGCTCAGGCCCCAAGAGcagtgagaggagagggaggccagGAGCTGCTGCTCGGAGACCTCAACGGAAAATTCGAAGGGACGGAACAAAACTTCCGCCTTCCACCCAGAAAGGGCTTCGTTTTCTCCACACACGATCTTATACAATTGCAGTGGCTCCAGAAAGGCAACTGCAGAGACAAGAAAACCCACGGCCTGGCTGTTTAACTGTGGACTGTGAGGTCCTAGGCAGGCAAGTCGCTGCACTGTCCCCACCCTGTGAACGCAGAGCACTCAGGCGAAAATACGCTCGGAGCACATCCTGTCTGCAGGCATCCGCAGTGCCCAGCCCGCTGGGAGCGTGGAAGCAAGGGGATGGACGTGTCCCAACCTGTTTCCTCAAAAGGCTGACATCCTGCTGGCACTCCTCTTCTTCCCAGTGCGTCTGCAGATACTCTTTAACATGGTCTTCGATGTAAGGAAACAAAATGTCCTGGACAAaagcataaaagagaaaaacaggaattaGCTGTACCTGCTTGCGGGAGCTCAAGCTCTTCAACAATCTCACTTTTGCTAATTCTAGCAAATAAGACCctaaaaatttcactgaaaatagGAAAATTGCTGCTGACAGGAATAAGACACGAGTGGAAACCAAGACACAAAGGAACTGGATCAAGAGTCAGCCAACGGCCGCGTGTGGGCCAAATCCAACCTCCTCCCATTTTTGTAAATGAAGGTTTATTAGAATACAGCCCCACTCCATACCCATTTGTTCACAGGGTGTCTGGGGCCACTCTGGGGCCACAATGGCAGAGATGGGTATGTGTGACCAAGACCCTCCGGCCCCCAAAGTCTCCACATTTCCCATTCAGCCTTCACGGAGAGTTTGCTGACTTCCAAACGAGACGGCTGAACCACAGGCCCTGGGACATGTACACAACCACGTTTCCCAAAACGAACACAAAAATcatttctgtaaaaatatttattaacaaaGTAGTCGAGTTTACTGTTGTTCAAAGTGaattaataaatgcttttaaattccTCAGTTTAAAGGCTAACATGGTGAATACTGATTGGAATGACCCACAGAGGCAAAAATCCTTCGGGTCCTTAATGTTACTTTTAAGCGTATAAAACTACTGAGCCCAAGACGTCTGCCACCCAcgggaggcagagaggagaaacCGGAAAAGGACCAGAGGCGAGAACGGCACGGGTGGGAAAGGGCTCTCGGTAGGATGGCCCGACAGAAGCCAGAGGTTTTCCAAGGTCTCTGCACTCGTGGGGTGTGCAAAAGGCCTCGAGACAAGACTCCGCTTCCCCAAGGAGGGCTCGGCGCGGATAAGGACAGGCTCCCACTCGCGGAGCACCTGCCCGTGGTCATTTGTACCAAACAGGACAGCCAGCTTCTCCTGATTAGCATGAACCCGCTTTGCAGAGAGAAGGGCACATGAAAACCCGTCtggtctccctctctcccctttctgCCGCCGCCTCCTTGTGACAAGCTTCTGAGtagctggcttttcttttttcttttcttttatttttgtctttttgttgttgttgttgttgctatttcttgggccgctcccgcggcatatggaggttcccaggctaggggtctaatcagagctgtagtcgccggcctatgccagagccacagcaacgcgggatccgagccgcgtctgcaacctacaccacagctcacggcaacgccgcatccttaacccactgagcaagggcagggaccgaacccgaaacctcatggttcctagtcggattcgttaaccactgcgccacgacgggaactcctggcttttcttAATTACTATGACAAGAGGGAACAGACAGGAAAGGACCTGGCAGCGGCGGGCGGCTGGAGGAATGACCGGAACAGACGAAGGGGATCCAGAGGCGCACAATCCCAGTCCCCGTCATGGGGACGTcgtgggcagaggaggggagacGGTCAGTGACTTACTgtggtctttttttctcccccctttttagggctgcactcgaggcatatggagagtcccagactaggggtcgaatcggagctgtagccactggcctccgccagagccacagcatctcggaatccgagccgcgtctgcgacctgcaccaccgctcacggcaacggcggatccttaacccactgagcaaggccagggatcgaacccgcaacctcatggttcctagtgggattcattccactgcgccacgacgggaactctgtgaccattttgtaatgtataaaaatatttaatcactctgttatacacctgaaactactatAATGCTATAAGTCAAtaattcttcaatttaaaaaaaagggaaagttggcagaaaacattttgatttctttcctgcCGACAGGCCTGAGGGATAAAATAGTTAGGACATAGTTACTAGATCAGATCAATACAAACAAAACCACGTTTTCCATTTAGTGTGACTGGACCAAAGGCTTTGCTAcagaattagaattttttaatatttcagaagACCCAAGTCTGAGTTCAGCTTAGACTGAATGCACTCCCAAAGGAAAGACTACAAACACAAGAAGGTtatcagggctttttttttttttgtctttttgtcttttgttgttgttgttgttgttgttgttgttgctatttcttgggccgctcccgcggcatatggaggttcccaggctaggggtcgaatcggagctgtagccacaggcctacgccagagccacagcaacgcgggatccgagccgcgtctgcaacctacaccacagctcacggcaacgccgcatccttaacccactgagcaagggcagggacggaacccgcaacctcatggttcctagtcggattcgttaaccactgcgccacgacgggaactccagggttttttttttttaaatggtaggaCTGAAGTATTTATCTCTCTTCGTAATACGCTGTTCAGATTTCACCCGCCCTGGTCAAAATAAAGAAGGCACTCAGCTCTGCTTGCTCTCACGTGACCTGCCAGCGAGGAACAGATCACTCAGCAGATTGAGACGCAGACGAACGGTGGGGTCAGGAACAGCTCCCAGCGCACCTGACACGGAAGCTTTCTCTAAACTCAGGGAAAACTCATTCCCACCCTTAAAGAGGGAAAACGAAGAGCTAAGATGGACATCTTTCTTCTTCCGCAAGAGATTCCTTGCACTGTACCGATACACTTCCAATTTGAACACTCAGGTAAATACTTGAAACGCTCCCTCGtcccttcctttttcctcttcaggGCCTCTCCCGCACTCCCGCACTGCAGCGGGGCTGCAAACGCCCCGACGTGAGCTGCCACCCGAGAAGATGGAGCCAGACTGAGGGTGGGCTCGCCCAGCCGTTCCTCTCCCAGGCAGACCCACACGTGCTCAGAGGACAGCAGAGAGACAAAGTTTACTGCGGCACTGCTGCCACACAACTGGAAACTAAATCTTCACAGGTAGAGAATAAACTGGGGTATATTCAGACTCTAAAACATTATACAGCAGTTAAAAATGAATGTACCAGGAattctgctgtggcccagtggcaaaaaacctgactagtatcatgaggatgcaggttcgatctctggcctggctcagtgggttgaggatctggtgttgccatgagctggggcataggtcaaagacgaggctcagatcccacattgctgtggctgtggtgcaggtcggcagctgtggctccaattggacccctaacctgggaacttctatatgcagcaggtgtagccctaaaaagcaaaggggaaaaaaaaaagaatgtaccagAATTGTATTTATCCCTAAGAATATAAActaacatataaataaaactcTAATACAAAACAGGATTATGCAGGGCCTCAGTTACAGctgtaatgttttctttctttctttctttcttttttttttttggtctctttgccatttctagggccgctcttgcggcatatggaagttcccaggctaggggtccaatcggagctgcagccaccagcctaccacagccacagcatctcagaatctgagccacgtctgcaacctacaccacagctcacggcgacgccggatccttaacccactgagccaggccagagattgaacccgcaacctcatggttcctagtcggatttgttaaccactgagccacgacgggaactcccctatttcttTGAGATCTAAACAAATATAGTATGAACACTTAATTAGCTTCGTGGTAGCTGCATAGTCAGTACATTAATCTTTATTCTTGCTGATTTTATTcttgatgactttttttaaaggtgttaccaataaaaaacaaaaaataaaaaatttaaaaagtaaaaataataaaaaacaaacaagccaacccTGATCCCTCATCCCACACCTCTGTCACTCGCCTGCA comes from Phacochoerus africanus isolate WHEZ1 chromosome 10, ROS_Pafr_v1, whole genome shotgun sequence and encodes:
- the ENOPH1 gene encoding enolase-phosphatase E1 isoform X1, with amino-acid sequence MVVLSVPAEVTVILLDIEGTTTPIAFVKDILFPYIEDHVKEYLQTHWEEEECQQDVSLLRKQAEEDAHLDGAVPIPAASGDGEDDRERMIQAVVDNVCWQMSLDRKTTALKQLQGHMWRAAFKAGLMKAEFFEDVVPAVRKWREAGMKVYVYSSGSVEAQKLLFGHSTEGDVLELFDGHFDTKIGHKVESESYRKIASSIGCSTSNILFLTDVTVEASAAEAADVHVAVVVRPGNAGLTDDEKTYYRLITSFGELCLPASP